AATTAAATTTGAGCGATCGCAACTAAATCTACCTTTAGTAGTCTACTTAAGTAACTTTGGTTTTGCTACCGTGATGAGCTTGGCTGCTGGTTTCTCTATTCCCGTATTGCTGGGTTTAGTTTTAGGTGTTACCCCCGCGATTATCTTGTGGTGGAAAGCATCCGCAGCAAATAATCAAGTTACCCTTGAACCAGCAACTAAAGAAGTTTCTGTAGCCAGCATCGAAGTTGCTTTGAAGTAGTAAACACTTGGCAACAGGCGGGGATAAAGGGGAAATTCCTCTCAGTACCCCATCCTCAATCATTGACGAACAACTAGATCCCCGACTTCCTCAAGAAATCGGGGATCTAAAACTGATTAAGCATAGTTCTTGAGGATAAACATATTCTAGTTAATTCACTTAAAACCTAAAAATTACCGTCTTTGAGCATATTTAAGAGATTCATAGCTGAAAGTACAGATATTGTGGGAACCGTTCAATTATTATGGTCTATGATTGGCTTACTCCTAACAATGGGTGGCACATTTTTGGAAGCATATAGTATCACCTGGCCTTGGAGTTGGACTCAACATGGAATTCAAACCTTTTCTTTAGGTGTTAGCTTTCAAATTGGTGCCGTCTTACTGGTAGGTTGTTTGGGAGGGCAGAATGCTGGGGCGCTCTCACAAATTGCGTACTTAGTTATGGGATTAACTTTATTGCCTGTATTCTCCGAAGGTGGAGGTCTAGGTTATGTCAGACTGTCCCAGTTTGGCTATCTTTTAGGCTTTATTCCTGGAGCGTGGATTTGTGGATTTTTGGCGTTTCAAGCCAGACCAAAACTAGAATCTTTGGCATTTAGTTGTATTTGTGGCTTGTTAACCATTCACTTCTGCGGTATTACTTATTTGACCATGAGTTACTTTTTTCAGTGGCAAGGTACAGAAAATCTCTCCTTAATCCAAGCAATTCTGAAATACTCGTGGTTTGCCGTACCAGGACAATTAGTTGTCATTTGTGCTGTTACCTCAATCGCTTATTTATTACGCCATTTAATGTTTTATTAGTTATTAGTCCATTGTCATTTGTCCTTTGTCAAAAGCTAATGACTAATGACCAATGACTAATGACGCTGAATTAACTCACTATGAATTTAAAAAATCGCCTGTTTTGGATTGCTGCCTTTATCGCTTTTTTCTTAGATCAACTGACTAAATATTGGGTTGTCCAAACCTTTAAATTAGGAGATACATTACCACTCATCCCAGGGGTATTTCACTTTACTTATGTGACTAACACTGGTGCAGCTTTTAGCCTATTCAGTGGCAAGGTGGAGTGGTTACGCTGGTTATCTTTAGGAGTCAGTTTAGTATTAATCGCCTTGGGTTTGTTCGGCTCAATGCTCAGTCGTTGGGATCAGTTGGGTTATGGTTTAATTTTAGGCGGGGCGATGGGTAATGGTATCGATCGCTTTGTTTTAGGCTATGTAGTAGATTTTCTAGATTTACGGTTGATTAATTTTGCTGTATTTAATATTGCCGATTCTTTTATCAGTATAGGTATTGTTTGTTTACTGATAGCCTCGTTTCAAAAAACACCCACTCCCCCCCGGAGAAGGTGATTTTAATTTCTCGCAAAAGACCGCAGGGGAGTAGGGGAGAGCTTGGTGTTATTGACCATTAACCAATGACGAATGACAAATGACCAATGACTCTACTCAACCATGCTGTAAAAATTCTACTTTGGGTAACAGAGGGTCAGTAACAATCGCTACTCCAAGAAAACCCCAGCGTTTGAGCAAGCTGCTGAGTTGGCTTCCAGGGAGAGACTCTACAGCAAAGCGGTTTGCTACCTCTGCTGCATGAGTATTGAGATAGCTTAAAGCATCAAAACTTTCTCTAAACAGTAATATGTAACCTAACTCTTCCGAGTTGGGACGTGCTGTTAAATAACGACCATCTGTTTTGGAACGCACTAGATAATAAACGTCGGAAAGCATAATGACAAAGGACGAATGACCATTGACTAAATTATTTAAGCATCTAACTTAATTCGAGGATCGGCTGCTTTTAACATTAAATCTGCGAGTAAGTTACCGACATTCAATAGCACCGCACTCATCACCAAACTCGCCATAACTAAGTATTGGTCTTTAGCGATAACCGCCTGTAAAGTTAATCTCCCTAAACCAGGCCAGTTAAAGAACTGTTCCGCGATGAATGCACCGCCTAATAAACTGGCTAACTCAAAACCTAGCAAAGTAATTAGGGGGTTAATAGCGTTACGCAGTGCATGAACGTAAATGACGCGATTTTCTGGCAGTCCTTTGGCGCGGGCTGTTTGGATATAATCTTGACGGAGAACATCTAACAATTCCCCACGGGTAATGCGTTGCAAACCAGCAAAACTGGTAACACTCAAGGCAATTGTGGGTAAAATCATGTGCCAGCCGATATCAACAATTTTACCAAACCAGGATAAATCAGCATGATTAATGCTGGTCATACTACCGACGGGAAATAAAGGCGAGGTAAATTGGGCAAAGATTAATAAAAATAGTGCCGTGATAAAGCTGGGAAAGCCTTGTCCGGCATAACTAATGACTTGTAAGATGCGGTCTGTTGGGCGATTTTGCTTCACAGCTGCAACAATGCCGAGAGGAATAGCGATCGCCCATGTCACAATTAAAGAAGCGATCGCTAATAATAAGGTTGCCGGTACACGTTCCCATAACAGGGAAGCTACAGAACGCTGATAGACAAAACTTGTACCAAAATCCCCTCTGGTAAATATCCGCCACAACCACAAGAAATATTGCTCAGGCCAAGACTTATCTAACCCAAACTGTCTTCTAATTTCCTCAATTCGTTCTGGGGAAATTTTGGGATTTTGTCGCAGAGTATCTACATAATCTCCTGGAGACAATTTGATGATGAAAAACGACAGCGCCGATGCCAAAAGTAAGGTAAACAACGCTTGTAATACCCGTTTCATCACATAAATAAAAGTTTCACTCGTAATTAGCCGAATTAGCCAATCTCGACTGGTCTCCAAGGAAATTTTTGTAGCTGTCATTTTTATTTTGTCCTCTGTCCTCTGTCCTTTGTTCTTTGCCATTAGTCAAATGACTAACGACCAATGGCTAATGACCATTGACTAATATTCAATTAACGAGATAATCGGCAAATTGGGGAGATTATTCCGCCCTTGTAAATCCCGTAGCTCGATAATAAACCCAAAACCTACGAGTTCACACTCAAGCTTTTGAACTAACTTGGCTGTCGCACCGGCTGTACCACCTGTAGCAATTAAATCATCCACAATTAAAACGCGGCTCCCTGGATGCAACGCGTCTTGGTGCATTTCCAAACAGTCAGTACCGTACTCTAGTTCATATTCAATGGAGTGAACGGCGGCGGGTAACTTGCCTTTTTTGCGGACGGGAATAAACCCAGCCCCTAATTTATAAGCTAGGGGAGCGCCAAAAATAAATCCCCGTGACTCCATCCCAATCACATAATCTGCTTGAAATCCCGCTTCATTGCATTTTTCTGTGAAAAAGTCAATAGTGTATCGCAATCCGTCGCGATCGCGCAGTAAAGTAGTAATATCTCGAAATAAAATACCGGGCTTGGGATAATCGGGAATTTCACGAATTAGAGATTTTAAGTCCATAAACAGTTAAAAAATAGGGAGTAGGGAGTGGGGAGTAGGATTGGTCATGAATCAAAGCTAAAACCTGAAATTTCAGACTTTAAAGTTCATACTTGAGACTTTTCTTTTGCCAATTCCCATTCCCTGAAAAATCGTACACTATAATGTCATACGCTAGATTTGAGGCTCTAGTATCATCATCCATTGACGATAGTGAGAATCTACACCAAGCTTAAATTATGGAATGGTACTCAATACAAGAAGGTAAACTGATGCTGTAAAAAGGGAAATTTAAGTATATGAGAGCTTTGGAGTAGAACAAGTTAAGTCATGTATACGTCAGGTATTATGGCTACTGCCACAGGTTTAATGTTATTTTTTGGCTACTTATCTTAAATTTAGTTGTACTAGTGTATCTAGTCTGTTGGAAGCGCACAAGGTAATTTATAGAATGAATGTCTCCGCGAGCTTAACGCCGTTCAACAGTCCCGCACCTGCATCAACGCCTATGATTCTGGATACGTTACCAGATCCGGCGATCGCAGGACAAGGATGTCCGCCCAGAACTCGGCTACAAATCGACCTCATCTTATTGGCCATTGAAGCTTTAGAACTCGGTGGTTCCGAAGCAATTTTGGCCTTTGCAGAAGAGTTGGATTTAAAAGATATTATTAAAAATCGGGTAAATTTATGGCGGATGCGTAGCTCTAACCCCATGCGCCGCGCTAATATCCGCAGACCCTTAACAATTATAGAAGCCAAGGCTTTAGTAGTTATTGCTTGCTACATTGCACGGCGGTTAACCGTGGTCATCCGTCAGATGCTGATGATATATCAGCAAATGAATGAAAAACAAATCCCCCTGGAACAAAACTTGCGTTTATCTAATTACCTAGAACGCTTTCGAGTGCATTTTAAAAGCAGAATGAATGCGCGGCGCTCTGGGGTACTAGCATTAACATCTGATGAAAAATTAGATGAGTTAGCCATTAATTTGTTAGAAAAACTTCTATTTTGTACTGGTACGGCCGGAATGCAGCGATTCTGGATTAGTCTTTTTGATGGGGAAGTGGAATGAACATTCAACGGAAATACAGTTTACCTAACTGTACGTTGCTTTTAGAGGGTTTAAGCGATGCTTCCAGGGCAGCACATTTACAAGAACTCCGCCCAGAATTATCGATATTGGTCAATGTAGAATGCTATATATCTGGTTATAAGCAGCCTCTAGTGGGAGGTCGAGAATTTTTTGAAAGTTTGGTGAGGGCTGTGAGTGCTTATGGACAAGAATTTTTAAGCAATATCCCCAACCCCCAAGCCCATAACCAAGACTCAGAATTAGTAGAACTGCAAAAAATTGACCATAACCGTCATCGGCTAATTGTACATTCTGAAAGCAGTACTGAAGCTTTGGGTTCTCAGGCAAATAAATCACCGATTCAAATTGATATGAATACGGTGCAGTTATTTGATTTGGTGGAAGCAGTAGATCAGTTTTTTGCCGATACCCAGACCCTACCGGAGTTAGCCCTCGAATTACAACCAATACCCCGACGCTACAGTGGTGCTAGTGAACTTGTCGTCAAGCAAGCACTACCAGCCAGTATTGGAGTTGCGAGTGTAGCTGTTGCGGCGGTTGCTTTTAGTTTGATTCCACCCCCCCAAGTCCGCACACCAGAAGCGCAACCAGAAACCCAAAGCAGCGCCACTCCCACACCAACGACAACTGCTGTTCCTACCCCCACCGCAGCGACAACTCCCGTAGCCAGCGCCACACCGACAGCGACACCCAGCGCCACTCCCACTACAGCCGCCACCGCACCCCCAACCACCGATTTAGAAGCCTTATTAAATACAACAGCCGAAATTACTGACCCATCTCAACTACGGGCTTTAAATCGTCAGGTGTGGAATCAAATTGACCCGGCTTGGAGCGATCGCTCGACAGTCAAGGAAGATTTAGTCTATCGTGTTGGTGTAGCTGGTGATGGTGCGATCGTTGGTTATAAGGCAGTAAATCAAGGGTCAAATGAAGGCGTTAATTTCACTCCATTACCTAAACTGCTTTACAACCCGGCAAAACGTTCGGCAATTAATAATGAACCCATAGCCCAATTTAAAGTAGTGTTTACTAGCAAAGGGGTGTTAGAAGTTAGTCCTTGGCGCGGTTATGCTGGTACACCACAGGTAGTAGGGCAGAAAATTACAGATGCTAACACCGTTAAAGAATTAAACGAAAAGCTATACAACACAATTCGCCAAAATTGGAAAGGTACTCCCAGCTACACCAAAGATTTACGCTATCGAGTCGCCATCAATAAAGATGGCATCATCACTGATTATGAACCATTAAATCAAGTTGCCTTTGATCATTTCCGTGAAACACCATTGCCAAATATGTTTCAATCTGTTTATGGTTCCAATGGCGCAGCACCAAACAACCAAGAACCTCTGGCTCATTTCCAAGTAGTGTTTAATCCTAATGGCAAACTGGAAGTTACTCCTTGGAAGGGGTATCAGTGATAGGTGAGAGTTGATAGAAAAAATGAATGTAGGTTGGGTGGAACGAATATCCCACTCCCTACTCCCTACTCTCACCCTAAATTACTATCTTTGACTGCAACTAGGGATCAATTTCTACATTTTGTCCCTTGGGGAGTAGCATCAGGATAAAAAGTCACAATTGCTTTGTTTTTTCTGACAAAAACAGTAGGAAAGGTTGTACCTGTTTCTGAGTCACGAACATTATAAATACAAGCCCCTTCTTGATTTCCTTGTAATTTAAATGCTCTAGTGGCATCAATTAACATTTCTTCGGCATTGCTGAGATAACTATAGCCCTTAATTACATCTGTAACGGTTCTGTTATTTTGTTTAATCACTACTCCCAAGGTATAGATAACACCTGGAACAACTTCTTCCCGCCTTTGATTATTGGGTAATCTGCCAGCCATACCTGAGTTTTGGAGTTGCAAATATCTGCCAGCAAAATGTAACCCACCAATATCATTGGCGTTATAGATTTCACCACAAAAAATATGTTCAAATCCTTTATTCTTAAACCAAACATTAGTTAAATCTTCAAGAAATTGGTTTTGACTGCGGCGACCAGAACGGATTTCGCCACCACTAGCTTGTTGAATTTTTCGCAATACATTGGGATAAGATAATAGTAATTGTTTAAACTGATTTGGTTGGACTCTTGTACCAATCGCACCACAAGTTTTCAGAACCGAACCATCAAAAGCATTGAGTATAGGCGGTTTTGGCGAAATATCTAACTGCTGTCCTCTGGGAAATCCAACTGGAACTGGGTTATTAATATCATCAAAAAATGGCAAAAGTGCGGGAGTTGGAGACTGGGACAGGGCAGAATTTTGCACTCCGAATATGCAAGTTATTGCCAGTAAAGTTAATTTACTAATTATCAGGCGTGGTGGTTTCATATATTTAATGATTTGCTAATTCTGATAATTTATTGAGTACAGCTTGAGCATGACCTTTAGCTTTGACATTCGGCCAAGCATAAGCAATGATTTTATCTGGGGAAATGAGGAAAGTTGAGCGCACAATTCCCATATATTCTTTACCCATAAACTTTTTTAATCGCCACGCACCATAAGAATCTGCTAATTGGTGTTCTGGGTCACTCAACAAGGTAATTGACAAGTTATGTTTGTTGATAAACTTACAATGAGATTTAATAGAATCTGGGCTAACGCCGATAATTTTAGCTCCCAATTTGCTAAATTCTGAATTTAATTGGGTAAAGTCTTGGGCTTCTGTGGTGCAACCAGGGGTGTCATCTTTAGGATAAAAATAAAGGACAACCCATTGACCACTAAAATCATCTAAGCTGACTAAATTATCATTTTGGTCTGGTGTAGTAAAAATAGGGGCAGGTTGTCCAGCTTGGGGAATGTTGCTCATGGTATGACTAAAATCTTCACGTTATTGATTATGCCTGTTATGAATTTTTTTGCAATTATATTTAATGTAGATTGACTTATATATTGATTGCAATTTACTTACTTCATAAAAAATGGTTGCTACAGCGATCGCATTACTTGTGCATAATTGAATTGTAATTGCACCAGACATTTCCCTCACGCCAATGCTGAAGCCTGGGGTTTGGCAAAAATCATGCGTCCGGCAAAGGTTTGTAAGGCGCTGCTTCTACTGCTGCTGGTGCTGGTATGGGCGGTGGTGACTTCGATTACTAATACTCTTTAGTCACATATAGCATTTACCAGTCTGCTGAGGTACAAATTTATCTGCATCCATCTGCGTAGCCTGCGGCAAGCCGCCTCCACAAAGGAAGCATCTGTTTTTTGTCAATTTCTATATTTTCAGTTAAATTCTAGCTGCTAACATAGAATTTAATTGCCTTATTTTGAGGGTTTTTCAATATGACTTTGATTAATTATCAATCTAACTTTCAGAAATTAACCGAAATTGTCACAATATTAATTGATAATAATCCTATTTATCAAGAAAACTTAGATAAACGAGAAATGATTGAACTAATTAATCGTACTTTTGACCCAAGCTCTGTTCCAGATATTAATAGTATTTCTGAAGAAGAATTAACAAAACGGGTAAAAAGTATTTTATCTTTACATTTAGTTTCAGGAATGCTCAATGATTTTACTCCAGAGCAAATGCAACTTTTTGATGAAGCTGTAAAACGAGGATAGATGGGTTATTTATTAGATACTAATATTGTTTCAGCATCACTAAAACAAAACATTCAAATAGGATTGAAAATTACAGAAATAAGGCGAAAAGGTGAATTTCTGGGTATTAGTGGCATAACATACTATGAA
This portion of the Aulosira sp. FACHB-615 genome encodes:
- a CDS encoding biotin transporter BioY is translated as MIGLLLTMGGTFLEAYSITWPWSWTQHGIQTFSLGVSFQIGAVLLVGCLGGQNAGALSQIAYLVMGLTLLPVFSEGGGLGYVRLSQFGYLLGFIPGAWICGFLAFQARPKLESLAFSCICGLLTIHFCGITYLTMSYFFQWQGTENLSLIQAILKYSWFAVPGQLVVICAVTSIAYLLRHLMFY
- the lspA gene encoding signal peptidase II; this translates as MNLKNRLFWIAAFIAFFLDQLTKYWVVQTFKLGDTLPLIPGVFHFTYVTNTGAAFSLFSGKVEWLRWLSLGVSLVLIALGLFGSMLSRWDQLGYGLILGGAMGNGIDRFVLGYVVDFLDLRLINFAVFNIADSFISIGIVCLLIASFQKTPTPPRRR
- a CDS encoding ABC transporter permease, whose translation is MTATKISLETSRDWLIRLITSETFIYVMKRVLQALFTLLLASALSFFIIKLSPGDYVDTLRQNPKISPERIEEIRRQFGLDKSWPEQYFLWLWRIFTRGDFGTSFVYQRSVASLLWERVPATLLLAIASLIVTWAIAIPLGIVAAVKQNRPTDRILQVISYAGQGFPSFITALFLLIFAQFTSPLFPVGSMTSINHADLSWFGKIVDIGWHMILPTIALSVTSFAGLQRITRGELLDVLRQDYIQTARAKGLPENRVIYVHALRNAINPLITLLGFELASLLGGAFIAEQFFNWPGLGRLTLQAVIAKDQYLVMASLVMSAVLLNVGNLLADLMLKAADPRIKLDA
- a CDS encoding adenine phosphoribosyltransferase — translated: MDLKSLIREIPDYPKPGILFRDITTLLRDRDGLRYTIDFFTEKCNEAGFQADYVIGMESRGFIFGAPLAYKLGAGFIPVRKKGKLPAAVHSIEYELEYGTDCLEMHQDALHPGSRVLIVDDLIATGGTAGATAKLVQKLECELVGFGFIIELRDLQGRNNLPNLPIISLIEY
- a CDS encoding DUF3038 domain-containing protein; amino-acid sequence: MNVSASLTPFNSPAPASTPMILDTLPDPAIAGQGCPPRTRLQIDLILLAIEALELGGSEAILAFAEELDLKDIIKNRVNLWRMRSSNPMRRANIRRPLTIIEAKALVVIACYIARRLTVVIRQMLMIYQQMNEKQIPLEQNLRLSNYLERFRVHFKSRMNARRSGVLALTSDEKLDELAINLLEKLLFCTGTAGMQRFWISLFDGEVE
- a CDS encoding DUF4335 domain-containing protein; its protein translation is MNIQRKYSLPNCTLLLEGLSDASRAAHLQELRPELSILVNVECYISGYKQPLVGGREFFESLVRAVSAYGQEFLSNIPNPQAHNQDSELVELQKIDHNRHRLIVHSESSTEALGSQANKSPIQIDMNTVQLFDLVEAVDQFFADTQTLPELALELQPIPRRYSGASELVVKQALPASIGVASVAVAAVAFSLIPPPQVRTPEAQPETQSSATPTPTTTAVPTPTAATTPVASATPTATPSATPTTAATAPPTTDLEALLNTTAEITDPSQLRALNRQVWNQIDPAWSDRSTVKEDLVYRVGVAGDGAIVGYKAVNQGSNEGVNFTPLPKLLYNPAKRSAINNEPIAQFKVVFTSKGVLEVSPWRGYAGTPQVVGQKITDANTVKELNEKLYNTIRQNWKGTPSYTKDLRYRVAINKDGIITDYEPLNQVAFDHFRETPLPNMFQSVYGSNGAAPNNQEPLAHFQVVFNPNGKLEVTPWKGYQ
- a CDS encoding EndoU domain-containing protein; this encodes MKPPRLIISKLTLLAITCIFGVQNSALSQSPTPALLPFFDDINNPVPVGFPRGQQLDISPKPPILNAFDGSVLKTCGAIGTRVQPNQFKQLLLSYPNVLRKIQQASGGEIRSGRRSQNQFLEDLTNVWFKNKGFEHIFCGEIYNANDIGGLHFAGRYLQLQNSGMAGRLPNNQRREEVVPGVIYTLGVVIKQNNRTVTDVIKGYSYLSNAEEMLIDATRAFKLQGNQEGACIYNVRDSETGTTFPTVFVRKNKAIVTFYPDATPQGTKCRN
- the bcp gene encoding thioredoxin-dependent thiol peroxidase produces the protein MSNIPQAGQPAPIFTTPDQNDNLVSLDDFSGQWVVLYFYPKDDTPGCTTEAQDFTQLNSEFSKLGAKIIGVSPDSIKSHCKFINKHNLSITLLSDPEHQLADSYGAWRLKKFMGKEYMGIVRSTFLISPDKIIAYAWPNVKAKGHAQAVLNKLSELANH